The genomic interval TATTGAGAAAAAAACAAGAGTTAAATTCAATATATCATATTCTTATCAATTAATGGGTAGCGATACGGTTGCCCTATCAGAAACTAATGAGTTATTAAGAGATTCAAAAAATCATATTGTATTCAGACCAGGTGGGCATGGAGCACTCATTAATAACCTCAATAATCTAGTAGCAGATATAATTTTTATTAAAAATATTGACAACGTTGTTGTAGCTAAATACAGTAATGAAGTAACATTCTATAAAAAAGTATTAGCTGGAATATTGATTGAGGTTCAAGAAAAATCTTTTGCTTTTCTACAGAAACTAGATCAGGAAGCATCGCTAACGGATGAAGATTTAATAAGCATTGCTGAGTTCATCACTTCAACATTAAATACTAGGCTTAGTGCAAACTTCGAAATATTGTCAAAAGCTGAGAAAATTGAATTTCATAAAAACCAGCTAAACAAACCACTTCGGGTTTGCGGAATGGTTAAAAATGAAGGTGAACCTGGCGGTGGACCATTTTGGGTGCGTGATAAGAATGGTACTGAGAGTCTGCAAATTATTGAGAGCATTCAAATTAATCCAAATGATAAGGAGCAACAACAAATTCTAAAAAATTCAACGCATTTTAATCCTGTTGATATTGTTTGTGGCGTTAAAGATTATCAAGGTAATAAATTTAACCTGCTTGATTATGTTGATTATGATGCAGGATTTATCGCCTCAAAAAGTTTTCAAGGACAAAAAATTAAAGCACTAGAACATCCCGGTCTATGGAATGGTGCTATGGCAAACTGGAATACCATTTTTGTACAAGTTCCTCTCACTACATTTAACCCTGTAAAGACAGTAAATGACCTTCTCAAGCCAGCGCATCAAGTTAAATAAATAACTTTTGATTAATGATAAGGTTAATTTTTGTTTAATTAATTCTGATAAAACATAAACAGCATATATCTTTATAGAAATTTGATATATGGACACCGCTTTAGTATGGTTTCGCAATAATTTGAGAGTACAAGATAATACTGCACTTACAAAAGCCGTTGCCTCGGGTAATAGAGTGATGGCGGTTTATTTTTTTGATCCTAGACATTTTGAGAAGGGCGAATTCGGCTTTAAGAAGACAGAAAAATTTCGTGCTCAATTTCTTATTGAAACTGTGAGGGATCTTCAAAAAAATCTTAGAGCCTTAAATATCTCTTTACTCGTTCTACATGATAAACCAGAGCACAATTTTGAGACACTTTGTGAGAATTATGGTGTTACAGAAATACATTCTCAAAAAGAATGGACTTCAGAAGAAAATGACGTTACAAATGCTGTAGATTCTTCATTAAAAAATATAAAGCATAGTACCTACTATGACCAGTTTTTATACCATCCAGAGGATATCCCTTACGCCGATTTTAATGATATACCTAAAGTCTTTACAGTATTTAGAAAGAAGTGTGAAAAGCAGAGCAGCGTTAGAAAAATTCAGGAGGAATTGACACCACTCTCACGAGAAAATATGGTGTCTATAACAACCCGCATACCTTCATTAAGTGATTTAGGTTTTGAAGAATTTCAAAAAGATAATCGGTCTGCTTTTCCATGGGAAGGAGGGGAGCAAGCTGCTTGGTCGCGGGTAGAGGAATACTTCTGGCAGTCTAAAAATTTAAAGACTTATAAGAAAACACGTAATGGGTTAGTGGGGCAAGATTATAGCTCAAAACTCTCGGCATGGCTAGCAAATGGAGCTATCTCTGCACGGCAACTATTTTGGGAAGTACAGCGCTTTGAAGAAGAAGTGGAAAAAAATGAATCTACCTACTGGCTTATATTTGAGCTCATATGGCGTGATTTTTTCAAATACGTAAGTCTCAAACATGGCAATGCGATTTTTAAAAGAAATGGAATTCTAGATAAGGACTATCATTGGAAGTCCGAAGGAAATACTATAAACAGTTGGATTAATGGCGCTACAGAATATGACTTTGTAAATGCCAATATGATTGAACTGCGAGAGAGTGGCTGGATGTCTAACCGCGGCAGGCAAAATGTTGCCAGTTACTTTGCAAAAGAAAAAGAACAAGACTGGCGTATAGGGGCTGCATATTTTGAAAGCGTGCTTATAGATTATGATGTGCACAGTAATTATTGTAATTGGATGTATAATGCCGGTGTAGGTAATGATCCTAGAGATCGCAAGTTTAATATCAAAAGTCAGCAAGATCGCTATGATGAGAACGGTAAGTTTGTGCAGCGCTGGCTTCAAAACGAACTTTTTTAATGGGAACGCTGCGACTTATTTTGGGAGACCAGCTTAATCACAAGCACTCTTGGTATGAAGAGCAAAGTGATGAGGTTGTCTATTTTATGGCAGAGATGCGTCAAGAGACAGATTATGTGACCCATCACATTCAAAAAGTGGTGGCGTTTTTCTTGACAATGCGCAGTTTTGCAGGGTGGCTGGAGGATCGTGGTCATCGTGTGATTTATTATAATCTAGATGCTGCAGAGAATACACAATCGCTTTCAAAAAATCTTCAGCAACTTATTACTAAGGAAGCTATTTCCTGTTTTGAATACCAACTACCAGATGAGTACCGACTTGATGAGGAATTATCTCGCTTTCGCGAAAGCATAAAGATCCCAACAAATGCTTACGATACAGAGCATTTTATGACTTCAAGAACGGAGCTGGGCAAGTTTTTTGAAGGTAAGAAACAATACACAATGGAATATTTCTATCGCATGATGCGTAAGAAGTACGATATTTTAATGGTAAACGATAAAGACCCAGAAGGTGGTAAATGGAATTTTGACCACAGTAACCGAAATAAGTGGAAAGGCGACACCCTTATCCCACACGAGCGCGGTTTTAGAAAGGATGTAAGCAACATCGTACAACTGCTTAAAGACCAAAAAGTGGAAACTATGGGCCGCATTAATGAACAACACTTTAACTGGCCCACAACAAGAGCCGACGGTCTTTCGGTATTGCGTTATTTCTGTGAAAACTTGCTTGTTCATTTTGGAGATTATCAAGATGCTATGGACCCCAATCAGCCGTATTTATACCACAGCAGGCTAAGCTTTGCACTTAATAGTAAATTGATTGATCCACAAGAAGTGATTAGCTATGTAATTGACCACTGGCGAGAAAATATGGAGGAAATAGCCACTAGTCAAGTGGAAGGTTTTGTGCGGCAAATTTTAGGATGGCGAGAGTATATGCGGGGGATGTATTGGTTGCAAATGCCCGCTTTCGCGAAAGCGAACCATCTAGAAAACACTAATAAATTACCCGATTTCTACTGGACAGGAAATACTAAAATGAATTGCTTAAAATGTAGTATTACCAATAGTCTTGATGATGCCTATGCCCACCATATACAACGTTTAATGGTTACTGGTAACTATGCCTTGCTTACTATGTGCGACCCGGCTGAGGTAGATAAATGGTATTTAGGCATCTACATAGACGCCATTGAGTGGGTAGAAATTACAAACACCAGAGGAATGTCCCAATGGGCAGATGGCGGTAAAATTGCCACAAAGCCCTATGTCTCTAGCGGTAGTTATATTAATAAAATGTCTAACTACTGTAAAGGTTGCCACTATAAAGTGACCAAGAAAACGGGTGAAGATGCTTGTCCGTTTAACAGCCTTTATTGGAATTTTTTAAGTGAAAAAAGAAAGCATTTTGAACATAATAATAGAATGACGATGATGCTTAGTTTACTGGATAAAATGGACAGAAATACACTAGAAGCGCATCAAAAAAGAGCTGCAAGAATTATTGAAAATCCAGAGAACTATTAAATTATACAAACACCATCTACCCATGAAAGAAAGAGAAGAGAAAACGTTTACAGCGAGAGAATTAGATCGTATTATAGAAATGGCCTGGGAAGATCGTACAACATTTGATGCGATTAACTATCAATTTGGCATTTCAGAAAGAGAAGTCATTGACATTATGCGTAGGGAAATGAAGCCTAGTAGTTTTAGAATGTGGCGTGCACGGGTACAAGGTAGGGCGACAAAGCATGAGGCAAAACGCAGCTACGAGATGGATGATGCTAGATTTAAATGTAGTAGACAAAAACACATCACGCATAACAAAATTTCAAAAAGAAGATAATGTTTAGATTACGCTTTCGCGAAAGCGTAACTTCAGAATACTATTATGAAGAAAAAGAAACCAGATCAGGTGGTTTATAATGAGGAAAAGGAAGCCTACGATGCAGCCTTAACACCTTATGCAACAAATCTTGGCGCGCCAGCAATCGTTACAGATGATGTAACAACTTGGAAAAACACTAATATAAGTAAGGTTAATCATCAATTTAAGACTGAGTATACAGAGCTCAAGCGCAAGTATGATGAAATGATGGAGAGGTTTGAGTATAATAATTTAATCTATGCAGCAAAGTTTTCTTTTGAACCTATAGTGGGTGCAATTTATCATCTATATCGCTCAAAAAATGGAGATCCATTTTTGTCTCTCATCTCACCAGAAGAGTGCAATTGGGATTTTGCCGGAACCTTTGAATTAAAAGCAGATAAAATATGGAGCAGAATAGATGTTCCAGAAACGAAAGTAAATGAGTAA from Dokdonia sp. Hel_I_53 carries:
- a CDS encoding DUF2452 domain-containing protein; translation: MKKKKPDQVVYNEEKEAYDAALTPYATNLGAPAIVTDDVTTWKNTNISKVNHQFKTEYTELKRKYDEMMERFEYNNLIYAAKFSFEPIVGAIYHLYRSKNGDPFLSLISPEECNWDFAGTFELKADKIWSRIDVPETKVNE
- a CDS encoding cryptochrome/photolyase family protein, whose translation is MGTLRLILGDQLNHKHSWYEEQSDEVVYFMAEMRQETDYVTHHIQKVVAFFLTMRSFAGWLEDRGHRVIYYNLDAAENTQSLSKNLQQLITKEAISCFEYQLPDEYRLDEELSRFRESIKIPTNAYDTEHFMTSRTELGKFFEGKKQYTMEYFYRMMRKKYDILMVNDKDPEGGKWNFDHSNRNKWKGDTLIPHERGFRKDVSNIVQLLKDQKVETMGRINEQHFNWPTTRADGLSVLRYFCENLLVHFGDYQDAMDPNQPYLYHSRLSFALNSKLIDPQEVISYVIDHWRENMEEIATSQVEGFVRQILGWREYMRGMYWLQMPAFAKANHLENTNKLPDFYWTGNTKMNCLKCSITNSLDDAYAHHIQRLMVTGNYALLTMCDPAEVDKWYLGIYIDAIEWVEITNTRGMSQWADGGKIATKPYVSSGSYINKMSNYCKGCHYKVTKKTGEDACPFNSLYWNFLSEKRKHFEHNNRMTMMLSLLDKMDRNTLEAHQKRAARIIENPENY
- a CDS encoding DUF4301 family protein translates to MLTKKDIEFINDRENAVAEVNKQYEILRRGIAYTDLIAPATAGDGITVLGTDQQEKFCEVFDKKKTSLDLLKFVPASGAATRMFKFLFKFLHDYDVNNDTINGYINKTNAYDLRLFFVGIESFPFFKKVLKRLKKESTFKKFSHENYNKLDFIGMMLDEDGFDFGSKPKGLFPFHLYKNHTATAFEEHLFEAASYSANNGLANIHLTISKDHHDAFKKQFDKRQSYIEKKTRVKFNISYSYQLMGSDTVALSETNELLRDSKNHIVFRPGGHGALINNLNNLVADIIFIKNIDNVVVAKYSNEVTFYKKVLAGILIEVQEKSFAFLQKLDQEASLTDEDLISIAEFITSTLNTRLSANFEILSKAEKIEFHKNQLNKPLRVCGMVKNEGEPGGGPFWVRDKNGTESLQIIESIQINPNDKEQQQILKNSTHFNPVDIVCGVKDYQGNKFNLLDYVDYDAGFIASKSFQGQKIKALEHPGLWNGAMANWNTIFVQVPLTTFNPVKTVNDLLKPAHQVK
- a CDS encoding DASH family cryptochrome: MDTALVWFRNNLRVQDNTALTKAVASGNRVMAVYFFDPRHFEKGEFGFKKTEKFRAQFLIETVRDLQKNLRALNISLLVLHDKPEHNFETLCENYGVTEIHSQKEWTSEENDVTNAVDSSLKNIKHSTYYDQFLYHPEDIPYADFNDIPKVFTVFRKKCEKQSSVRKIQEELTPLSRENMVSITTRIPSLSDLGFEEFQKDNRSAFPWEGGEQAAWSRVEEYFWQSKNLKTYKKTRNGLVGQDYSSKLSAWLANGAISARQLFWEVQRFEEEVEKNESTYWLIFELIWRDFFKYVSLKHGNAIFKRNGILDKDYHWKSEGNTINSWINGATEYDFVNANMIELRESGWMSNRGRQNVASYFAKEKEQDWRIGAAYFESVLIDYDVHSNYCNWMYNAGVGNDPRDRKFNIKSQQDRYDENGKFVQRWLQNELF
- a CDS encoding TIGR03643 family protein, which translates into the protein MKEREEKTFTARELDRIIEMAWEDRTTFDAINYQFGISEREVIDIMRREMKPSSFRMWRARVQGRATKHEAKRSYEMDDARFKCSRQKHITHNKISKRR